TTGGTTCTTATTGAGGTATGGACTTCTTCTAGGGTAATGTCTTGATCTTTGCCAAGAATTGCATCCTTGAAAGGTTCAAAGGATTTTGGTAAGGAATTTAGAAGCAAGAGAGCTTTATCCTCCTCTTCAAGCTTTACTTCAatattttccaaatcatcaagAATCTTATTGAAATCAGCCAATTGTTCAGTGGCTGTTCTTGACTCTGTCATCTTGAAGGTGTACAATTGTTGCTTCAAGCATAGCCGATTTGCAAGGGACTTTATCATATACAATGACTCCAGTTTCAGCCACATTGAGGTTGCTGTCTTTTCTCTTGCAACTTCTCTTAAAACTTTATCTCCAAGGCATAGAATGATTGCATTTCTGGCTTTAGCAATCATCTCTGATTTCTCCTTTGAGCTTAGAGATTCAGACATCCTTTCTTCTCCTTTAAGAGCTTCTGCACAgccatgatgaatcaagattgcttCCATCTTGATTCTCCATAACCCGAAGTCATTTCCCCCTAAAACTTCTCAATATCATACTTTATTGTTCCCATCTTTCTTGATCTTGATCTTGTCCCCACAGACGGCGCCACTTGTTGGTTCTATGCAACTTTCTGCTATTCTTAAACTTGCACAAgatcaaaaaataagaaaaaacaaaaaacaagcaTAGCAGAGCAAGACCCAAAGATTTACGTGGTTCAGCAATGTGCCTACATCCACGGGAAAGTGAAGCTCCTCATCATCACATTGATCATGAAATTACAAGTTCAATACAAGCAGCAGCTAGCTTTGATCTCTCTTGTTTCAAAACCTCTCTCAATCACCTAGCTCTCTCTCTATTGAACTCTCTGTTTTTCTACAGCAACTTTGATTTTTGCCTCTCTGTTTTCAGCCACTCTCAAAACCACCACACACTGCATTACATGatcaagattatatatatatatatatatatatatatatatatattgttagaaTTTGACCCGATTTTAGGTGTGGTGCATTTTTCGTTTGAACTATACATACATTTTCGCAAATAAATTGACCAAGACTCATTATTGTAAACgttttttcacaataattatgGTGGAGAAAATGCCAATTCAAATAGAATGGATTTAAAATGATGTTACTACACAGATCAGGTTTATAAATTCTCTCGTTTTCGTCCAGGAAATAATATTTGAATACTTGAaaagtttcttttaatttgtcaaGTTGCCCATTTTTAATTATCGAGATCTGATTATGAGTTATTAAACGGTAAAAATCAAAATGGGCAACTTGAggggctatatatatatatatatatatatatatatatatatatatatatatatatatatgcactcTAGCTATACTTTGGTGCCAAAACCAATTCAGTTATAATAACTGAAAACAATTATGACAGCACCACTTTAAAGCCTTCTCACTTGTGCCAATTGTGATTTTGAGTCACTCACCACATATACCCTCCGTCACCAACCTCAACCCCTTCTCCGTTTACGGCGGCCTCACCTTTGCCATGTCGCTGAACTCCTTCGCTGTCGGTGACCCGACGGCTTTCTCGGCCTCCAAAGGGTTACGCGTCTGGGTCTCGTACTCGAATGTTTGGCCAAAAGATCCGATGTTGAAGGTGGATCTCAATGTGGGTATGTACGTTAAGGATTTGGTGTATGTGGGGTTTTCTGGGCCTACCCAACATAGCATTAAGGTTCACAGTGTTGAGTGGTGCATGGCTAAGGAGGCGGCGAGGTCGACGACGATTACACAGTAGTCCCGTGATTCGGGCATGGCTGAAGGGAGGGGAAAGTGAGAGAATGCGGTGATGTTGTGGTTAGGGTTTGTGAGTGTGGGCAGGTACGGGTCTTGTGAGAGTGAAAGGAAAAAGGACTTTAAAGTTGGAAATCGCAACCACATATTcacttctaagacggtttttataaaatcgtTTTCGTTGAATAATCAAGTATTTACATAATTGTTATCACAtgacattttaagacggtttcgCATAACTGTCTTAAAGTGtgtgtcataaaaaataatttttttagtagtgatcgCTGCAATTGACAACTGTCATATTGTTTTGTCTTTATGAAGAAAAAGGGGGGAAATGTAATTGTAAACAACAAAAAGATGCAAATGTAAATTATGACCTTCTTGAAAGCTTATACCTTATACTATGAAGTTTTGATGTTGATAAAGCCAATGATTTGACAAAAGAAGTTGTTAATGCTAACAAAGCTCTTGAATGAAGCACTTCATGAAGATAAGAAACAAACCCAAAAAAGATATAAGCTTATTGAACACTAAGGCAAGAATTGAAGACCAAGAGTCAAGACTTCGGTAAATATATGTAATCACTTTAGAGTTCAATAAAGTCCAACTTAAATGATCTATCTAGGAGTAAAATGCTAaaaattgttttctaaaaaaaatcactaagtGAATTTATATCAAGAGGGTATTCGGCATACTGGATAACTGAATATCCAAACAATTGTTTTGCTTCAACGATAAGTTAATATGAAGGTTTTTTGGTCATCTAGGTGGCCCAATAGTTGTATACTTACATACTAGGTTCTTAAAAACCAAATTCGGATCTTGAGGAGAACGCTAAGGTCTCAACTATTTGACTAGCCGAATAGTCGGATACCTTAGGATCCTAGTATTTCTTGTGAACAACCTATAGAAGTGCATAAAGGCCACAGGGTGTCAAAGCACTACAACAACACTTCGACTATTCAGCTGGCCGAATAATGAGATACCATATGATCAAATACTTCATACATTTAACTTATATCAACAATAAACTATTAAGTATAATATAATCAATGTTATATGTATATTAATCATCCCAACAAATATTAAGGTTAGATTACCTAAAATAATAAGCACATACAAGGGTCCATGAATCTAAAATCATTAAGATATGTATAAATAGATGTGAGATTCTGGAAGTAAAAATATTGTtcgtttttatttattatactcATTTATTGCTTAGCGTCAAAATCTGAGTTGAACATAAAGAGTGTTTTGTAGATACACACCCTCTAGACAACTTAGAAGCTAAATACATGAAAAGAGATATTTGGAGAGCAAACCAATTAAACAAGGAGAAAATTATCTTGTTACCTTTATATGTAGGtacatgattattttttaagtaaaagactcaaatttaaaaatctcatttatggacTAAAATGCATGAAGGACTTGAGAATTCCATTGACAGACTTGAGTCTCTCAAAGAAACTTGATTCTTTTTAGAAAAATGCATTAAAAGTTTGCAAAAACCCGaatctttaagtctgaaagacTAAGTTCCTTATGAAAGATTTTAGTCTTCCATGAAAAGACTTAAGTTATATGAATGAGATTAAGGAATTGTTGTAATCCAAATTAGTTTAAATCTTTTAATCTATCAATTTGGATAATCAGggtttacaaaaataattattttttatcctttcattccttgaataaaaacattcttgaaataatgatttaatcaaactctaaatttttttatcttatcaaattaaatcattAAGGGATTTTGCAAGTCAAGTCTTTTCTATCTTTGTAATCCCTTTAAAAAGAAAGGCTTTTCATTAAACGAGAAGTAACGAAGAGAAAAATTTAGAGAAGAATTAGAGTGGATCAAGAAGGTATTCTTGGTTGAGAAGGAGAGTGCAATAGAGCTTCAATTGGTTCTACCATCACAtgattaaaattcaaaacatgATTAGAAATCCTTGATTCCAAAATGGAAACAATTTGTTGCTATTTTTtgcaaaaattaacaaaacttcttaaaattcattatttacAAAGATTTAGGTGCAAAACTCAAATTCTACTAATTTGCATCAATTAATTTTCCTAAggttttaattcttattttgtcTTTTCTGTTGTTTTTCTTATGAAAAGCATGCAAATAGAATCATAAACTTGCACATTTCAAGTATTATAACACAACCAATTATAATGAAGTAAAAttactcaacaacaacaaatatatatgaaattttaattgtcaCCTCCATTCTCATATATTGTCGTAGGAAAAGCAATATAATAAACACTATAAATGCTCCTCCAATTATTCATTCTTGTCCTTGTTCACTTTCTGAGAAGATGAATCTACGGGTTTATCATCATAATCTATTAATGCAATTAAAATCCGAAGAACGAGTCTACCAACTTGACGAAATAGAAAAAGGCGATTTCCAACCggaaaaaatccaaaaagtAGACTCACGATGAGAAAAGTGTATGTGGCTCCAATGACAGTTATAAGAAGGGAAAGTGCAGAGTTGTTGGCCACAACTAGACGCACAGCCGCCATAAACGCCACCGGCACCGTTACAAAGGCAAGAATCAAACAACTCATTGCAAGGATAGTTGTTCGTGTTGCCAATTTATGATCAAAAATCAATGCCATCAACATAAGTCCACATGCAAGTACAGAGCTATACATAGCTGTCATGTTGAAGGTGGTGAATACCCAAAAGAATCGTTTATGAGCTAAAACTGCCATCCCTCTATTTTTAGGGTTTGTGTCATCGGAACTGTATACACCTCCTGGCACAGTGAAAGCCGCTGCAAATGTCACAGTGACCATCAATGTGGCCACAACTAAAAATGTGTTGATGAGATCTTTTAAACTTGAATTTGTTTTGGACACTTGCTGGTGTTGAGAACGCAACATATTATTTACCTTCACGGGAACACCAGCTTCTTTTAATACTCGATTTGCTAGAAACTGCATAGAAAttagaaaagttaaaaaaaaaaagaataaacataAGTTAACATAGAAGTTATGCATCGTTAAGAAATAGAATTTCAAGTTGTGATTGGATATCTAATACTaaaatcaaatgaaacaatgtgtagcaaaataaagtgaaattagaatgaaacaaaaagatattatagttctattattttaatatatttatgatgAAACCAAAAGAGCAATTAATATACATATctgaaatgatagaatttaatattatttcgcTTCATGTCATttatataactttattttatcttttttttttcattcacggAAACATATTGCTTTACTGCATGAAGCCAATATAAAGTCTTAAGCACTTCTAAAGATAGTATTATTTATTGATCATACCTTGCGAATCGTCATTTGATTTTTCAGTTCCAAACAAACGATATCTCTGGCTGTTAAACCGCTGCTATTCGAGAGATTCACATTTGTTCTATTTTCTCGCGTAATAAAGTACATAACTTTAGGAAATAAGTTTATTGAAGCCAAATGCAGTGGTGTGTTTCCATCATTATCTTTCTGATTTATAGTAAATTGATCGATCTTCGGATTTTTCAATAGATATTGTACTACATTACTTCTTCCATTCTTCGCAGCAACGTGAAGAATATTCTGGCCTTTTTTATTAAGAACACGAGGATTAATAGGCCATTCGTTTTGAAGGAATTCTTTAACCACCTCAAGATGACCCCTTTTGCAAGCAAGGTGAATAGGAAGATGTCCCTTCTTATTCCCTTCCAAGCTGAATGAATTTTTCAATAGAGTACGAAATCCTTCAACATAACCAATGTAAGCTGCATAATGAAGAGAAGTACTTCCATCTTCAGCTCTTAAATAAAGTAGCTCTGGTCGTTTCTTTAATATGGTTTTTATTAGTTCTACAATCGaacaaaataaagtaattaGGATTTTGCTAAGGACAGGCtaaagaatattaaatatatttttaatcatttaaaaattaaatattaaatcaattttgtatAATCCTACACAAATTACACTAACACCTTATACATTACACTTCTCCTACacaaattgtttgaaaaattacATAAACTCTCATAATGGTTCGAAAATATAAGTGACATCTTACACATTACACTTATCCCCTTAATTGTTTGAATGTGTTTGTCTATAggaaataaatgttaaaaaaattggaagaatTGGTGtaatctcacgaaactttaaGGATGATTTGTGTAATTTACTGTTTGAAAAAATGTTCACCTCTCATGAATAGCCAAAAAAATGGGTATTGTCACTATATTAAATACGTAAGGATGGTGAGTGATTgtttaaaaaccaaaagagatgtgaatattatttaagaaaatataaaaggatattgagtgtaatttttcttttttataattttcacgcCCTTTATAAATAGGGTTAGAGTTagttatgtttgataaaatgtGCTAAAAGCTAGTTTGAACTTGGAAATTTAAATGTTGAAAAACTAACTTATAGCTAAAAGCTAAAATTGttagctaattttttttttaggtaatttattaaatcacatgtgtttgataaaattatttgttaaagtaacagaaaaatataaaatgacataaataaacataattgtatgatatttttatatgaattttaattttattttagatataaatatatttataggtgttataattttagttatttaattaatttagatttttgtaattttttatttatagacaaGTTATTAGGATTACAGTTTTAGTTTCAATCATTacattttattcatattatgtattctactataatcttatattatacattaaaatatttttaattaagtttaaagTAAACTAAAAAAGAGATACACTTAAGTAGACATTAAactgaagtaaaaaaaataaacattatgtttttattatgttagttaacataatagttaaaataaatcatataatataaaattattcaaaaaaataataaatcttaCATTTATTACTGTCAATTTTGTAAAGTATAATATTGAAATAACAAACTAAATATTATAAGTAGTATAATGATTAAAACAAATAgttcaacataaaaaaatgtgtagaagaaatgaataaaattatgttattatgtTAGTGAGAGTAacagtgaaaataaataaataataaaatcatggtttatttaaaaatattaataaaaaaatgtaattaatattttaaaatataaagaaataaaataaaaaactaagaaattaatgttttaaaaaaattacatttcaaaaaataataaaaattactaataaaatctaaaaaccAACTAAAATGATTTGCGGAGCATAACATAAACATATCAGTCAACCCAACCTATTTACATCTAGTCAATTACAAATTCCCATAACATATGTCAAAGGCCCTATTAAACAAATGGGTTCATGAAATTATTTACCCATGTGTTAGCTCCCTTTCCATGCAAGTTACAAAGTTGGGCCATAtagtaaacaaatttaaaaataaaaatacggacaaaaaatattaaaaattaaaaggttagtaaaattaactaaaagtaacaaattatttcaaagaaaagttcctGGGTTAACTTGCTAACAATGGGACTTCAATGTGTTTAAGCCATATCTTAATTATGAGAAACAAGCCCCAAAAAAACACATTGAAATGAGTCTATATTTCTCTTGGGCTTTTGCTTTATCCATGcaccatttttactaagtaaaCTTTCACTTTTTTAACATGCAGCAAGTACTTTTTGGAATGctattttttgttctgaaaaatacttttcagaatgttaaaaaataaatttgtcttataaaattaatttctgaaatattaagaaaaacatCTAAAAAATTCAAGCAGAATATTAGGACcattaaaaatgtcattttaagaagaaaaaattgtacAATAATAAAGCAATTGAAGTGAACAAAATGTAATTGATATATTGATTCTTCAATCTACACAATTCTAAGAGGCCCACTGCTGCAACAACTCGAAGTTTAGAGGATGAAGAAATCCTAATGCTAAAGCAAGACTAAGCAAGGGGGGAACAAAGGGAGGCCAAAACAAGAGATCAAAGGGATGAAGAGAGTGAAGGAGAGGAGGAACTGTAGTGAAAGAGAACAAAGTGTGTTGTTACTATGAAAAAAGGAAGTGTATTGTTGGGCTGAAAACGAAAGTAGGCCACAGAGAGAAGAATGCTCGAAGAAGATAGgttatttaagtaatttaattttagaaaaaaagaatggaGAGTGTTTAGCAAAACGGAGAATGGATATAGCAATGGCCTTTCTCTTTTCGATTCTCTCCCGTTAGTATCTCTTCAATCTTCACCCTCTCTCTCCCAGTTGAAAGAATAACCATTGGATGTATCCAATGTTATAAAAACagtcaagttaaaaaaaataattaaaataatgagagCCTTTAGATGTACATCTAACGATCTTCATTAAATTTCGCTTTCTTCTTCACGGTTTTGGATTGAAGTCACCAAGTCCAACCATAGCCGACACCAGATCTATTCAtcaactaacattttttttttcttgaagaaaTAAGATAAATCAAGATTCTAGAAAATATGAACAAATCAAACTTGTCTCCGAAATCAGATAATAATACCATAAATCCAGTTCTATAAGTTATAAACTAAGTTCTTAGTTAAACTAAAAtaccataaatatatatatagtcattaATGTGCGGGGAAAAAAATCAAGCTAGTAATTTGGTGTGAATTAGAAGGAATACCAGGATTCCGTTTCAGTATAGCTGCATGGAGGGGAGAGTTTCCAAAGCACAGTGGAAGCTTCTGATCTGCAGAGAATGGAATATCCAATAGAAGATTCACGATTGCCACATTGCCACTCGCAGCTGCCAAAAACAGTGGTGAACGCCTAGACTTGTTCAATTCATGGACCATATCCTTATCTCTATGTAAAATGACTTGAAGCACACTTAGATCTCCATTATTGACAGCCTCATGCAAAGGAGTATCCCCAAGTTCATCTTTCTCTCTTGTTATCTCTTTGTCTTTCATCACATCATGTGTTGACTTCATTGATGCATATTGGGAGAGAATGAGGTTGACCATAGTAGAGTTCTTGGACCTCACAGCAACATGAAGTGGAGTGCCACCTCTTACATTTCTCCTAATAAGAAGCTCAGGAAAGTGACAACAAATCAACTCTACAATCTTTTCTTTCCCCTTATCT
Above is a window of Glycine soja cultivar W05 chromosome 12, ASM419377v2, whole genome shotgun sequence DNA encoding:
- the LOC114378515 gene encoding protein ACCELERATED CELL DEATH 6-like encodes the protein MDLDHLKIPIDDDPSWKERCNKRMEELKNTQFSSQDAASQQELLHKELVGEKIVLIPELYKAVEEGNVNKFLDVLEQECKQRKLNLSVIFEQVTETGDSLLHVAADKGKEKIVELICCHFPELLIRRNVRGGTPLHVAVRSKNSTMVNLILSQYASMKSTHDVMKDKEITREKDELGDTPLHEAVNNGDLSVLQVILHRDKDMVHELNKSRRSPLFLAAASGNVAIVNLLLDIPFSADQKLPLCFGNSPLHAAILKRNPELIKTILKKRPELLYLRAEDGSTSLHYAAYIGYVEGFRTLLKNSFSLEGNKKGHLPIHLACKRGHLEVVKEFLQNEWPINPRVLNKKGQNILHVAAKNGRSNVVQYLLKNPKIDQFTINQKDNDGNTPLHLASINLFPKVMYFITRENRTNVNLSNSSGLTARDIVCLELKNQMTIRKFLANRVLKEAGVPVKVNNMLRSQHQQVSKTNSSLKDLINTFLVVATLMVTVTFAAAFTVPGGVYSSDDTNPKNRGMAVLAHKRFFWVFTTFNMTAMYSSVLACGLMLMALIFDHKLATRTTILAMSCLILAFVTVPVAFMAAVRLVVANNSALSLLITVIGATYTFLIVSLLFGFFPVGNRLFLFRQVGRLVLRILIALIDYDDKPVDSSSQKVNKDKNE